A region of the Dehalococcoidia bacterium genome:
TGTATCAGTTTGCCGTGGTAGGGAATGGGACTCTACCCGTCACACCGGCGAAGGCCGGTGTCCAGAGACGTGCGTGGGGGAGACGCTCTGATGGATTCCGGCTTTCGCCGGAATGACGACGACCTAACTGATACACTACCACGGGCCGCGACGACAAACGAAACGGCGCTCCACGTGTGCGGAGCGCCGTTCGTAGGGAGAACCAACAGGATGGTCAGCGGGCCGATTCGTCCTCGGTGGGATCGCTACCCTCAAATCAGGCATCTTCTTTCAAGGAATCCGTATCAGGAGCCCGCGTCACAATGTCCGGCGGCTCCTTATATTGATAGAGTAGGTCCATATACTCCAGGGCTGCCCGAATCGTCGTACGCGTCGAATTGAAAGCGTTTGCCACAGCTTTGGACCTGACAACCCCCTTGTCCATAGTTCCGTCCCATGTGTAGCCGAGCCTGTGGTACTCCTCAATTCGCTTCAGAATCGCCTGCACGTTCTGTTCCGTTAGGGGCTCAAGATGGATACTGTCATCCACGATGCTCCGCATCGCCGCTTCCGCAAGGTGGACATCGTCTGCACGGTTGCGTCGTGAGTCGTTCAGCCACTCTGGCACTTTGACCAAATCATTGCGCCCCTGATCCGAGAGGGTTTCTTGTACGAAGGGACTTGCCAAAGCGAGAACCACGTATACGCCTGACAACGGCGGCTGGCGCTTATTTGGAGCTAGCAGAGTCGCCAAGTTCACGTAGGCTTGGGCCCTAGAGCCAATACCCAACTTGCTAAGTAGCTCTACCTCATCGATGAGTATGACCCAGCCCTTGTATCCGACACGTCGCAATAAGAAAGCCAAAAACCGGAAGTAGTCAACAGTGTCCTGCTGAATGAGGAAACGTCTGGGCATTCCCATAGCCTCGTGGAAGTTCCCCCGATGTATTGCCCTGAGATCTCCCATGGTAAGTGGCGAGCCTGCCAGGTCATCGTAGAGTTGGGCCCGCTTGAGGACGTCTCCTTCCTTCAAGTAGTTCCTAAACACGTAGGAGATTTTGGGGTGCAGCTGCTTCTCGGCATATTCAGCGATGTCTTCCGTGACGGTCGCACTTGGGTGTAATCTGAGGAGAATGTCTTCGAACCCAGGGCGAGGCAGATCCTTTGCGGTTACCGCATGCGCGGCAGCCTCATACACCTTGTTGATGCGGTTGAAGGGGGTCTCCTTGCTAAGAACCACCCTACTGATTGCGAAGCCCTTATCCCGTGCGTTGTTCTCAATGGCGCTAAGCAGATGCGTCTTACCCTCGCCATACTCTCCGCACACTATCAAGGTGGCGCTTTCACCGTGGGCCACCCGATTCAGATTCTCCCCGCTCTTGTCTAGCAGACCGGCCTGTCCCTCCATTAGCACGCTGCTAACTTCACGAGAGGGGACACCTGCCCGTAGGGTCTCAATGATATGGCGCGCCTGTTGCTTGTCCATGCTACCCCCCTGCCTCGTTATCGGCGAGCATCTCTCTGAGGAGTCGCCGGTACACCCCATCTCCAGCCGACATTCCCAGAACGTCTCGGACGCGCGCTTCATCAAGGGGTCGAGTTTCCATGCCAAGAGCAATTAGGCGCTCGTGCAGAAGCCGTACGTCTTCTGGAGTGAGGCTGCTCGCTACAGCTCGATCTAGGTCCACGAGCTGACCGAATCGGTTGAACCATGATGATACGACCTCATGTTGTATGCGTAGCCATAGAGCATCGTAGGACTTGATGCCACGTGGAAGCTCAAGGAAGTCACGTTGCCCTGCCAGGACTAGCATCATCCCAGGGATGGACGGGAGGTTGTCCACCATCTCCCGAAGGCCCTGATACGCATCGGCAAGAGCAACATTCCCATATTTGGTGCGTCCCGTTTCGGAATTGCGACCCAGAGGCATGTCTTCCATCTGGTCAATAGCGATGAACAGACCGGTAAAGCCCTGCTGACGTACAAAGTCCGCCAGAGCGTGGAGCATGTCCCGAGCGTTGTAGCGATCGATACTCCGGGCCAGATAAATACGATGCAACTCTGCGGCCCGCAGTTTCTCCCCCCGAAGCCACCCAAGCAGCAGGTCGCGGTCTTCACGAGAGAGGTGTCGTACTCCCAGAACACCCAAGGCGAGCTGAGTAAAAGCAAGAGAGAAGTTCGGATCCACGTGCTCTCGCTTGAAGAGGCCGCCTAGCACCTGCTCTAGGTCGCGTTTGACCAGGGTGTCGATCCGCTGATGCTCATGGACAACCCAGGATAGGAACGTGCTGTTTGCTGGGACTTGGTTTAAGTCATATCCGAGTTTCTCGACCGCACGGTGGGCAAAGCGGTGAGCCAGATCTTCCATGTCAACCTGCCGAGCAATGGCGGCATAGACGCTATCGACATTCTGGATACGGATGTCAGGAGCAGGGAGAAACACAGCAACATAACCAAGCCCGCGTGCGTGCCCTATGAGTCGCCGAAGGAGGTGGGTTTTCCCAGCGCCTGGACGGCCTATTACAAACTTCATTTGACTGAACCCACTGGCAATGTAGCCACCAGGCTTCAGGTATTGTTCCACAACGAAAGCTTCCCATGCAGATTGCCCTACGGTTACGGCGTCCAACACATTTAGCTCTTCCGGTGGGCACCCCAGGCGAAGCAAATCTTTATCGCTCTGCCGGATAACGAGTTTCCCCATCGGAACCTCCTACTACCCTCGCCTAGTCTTTTCGAAAAGCGATGAGACCAAACTGTACCTCTCGACCGGAGGGATCCAGCACGCTGAGGTTAGTACGGGCCTCTCTTGCCGGTGCTAGGTGCACACGTCGCCCGTCTGGGGCATGGATCTCGCCAGATTTCAGAAGCCGGTGTAAGTCAAAGACGAAGAATACCTCAGGGTAATCAGTTCGCCATTGCCGCATAGGAACGAGACGCCGATAAATGTGACGGAGCCCCATCTCGTGGCCTGACATTCGCACCTTGTTTTTCGCACTCTCCATCTCTACGAGGTCGTCGTACGTAGCCTCAAGGTCGGCTAGGAAGTTTCTCGTATTGAAAGGACGGGCTAGCAGACGATCGCGTTCCGTCCGGATTACTTCAATGACGCTGGAGATACGCAGCCCTTTGTGGAGCTTGCGGTTAATCAGCACCCCCATCCTCCGGGCGTCTACTTGGAGCCGAAGTGGGTAGATAAGATATCGCGGGAACTGTCCTTCCACAGCCAAGTCAGATGCCGCGCAAGCGTTTCTGAAATCGGCATCGAATCGGTCGAGCAAGTAGGCTTTAAGGTCGTATGATGCCGCGACAGTGAGAGCACCTTCGAGCGTGGAAGGAATCTGTTCCCACACCCTTTTCAGTTGTGACAATGCGTTTGACAGCGTTGCCAAGTCTCCGACCGCCTGTGCCATTTGTGCGGTCTTCCACAACTTGGTGATCTGACGCGGGAGAGGCACCAACGGCTGAATCGCCTGTTGAAGCTCACGATCGAGCCACTGCTCAAGAGGTTCCATGACATTTCCTCGACAAGGTCTTAGTTACACGCGTTGAACCCACACTCCCGGAGCCCTCGGATTCCCCAGGATTGCACTCTAGCGTGCCGTCGCTGGATTCATGCGCTGCGAGACGCACTATACACTATACAAGTCCTTGCAGAGCGCCTAACTCGAGTCGTTCCGCTTTATTCGCGGGTTGGCGATCCCTTTGATGCACCGCGGAGAGCGCGGCTACGGTCGCCCCGCCTTCAGAACGCTGACGGCTACTTCTTCTTGCGCTTGATGAGCTTGGTCTGGATGTAGGAGTTGCCGAACATGGGCAAGTGGACGGAGTGGTACCCGCCCGGCCCGCCCGCCACGATGATGGCGACCTGCTCGGCCCGCGCCAGGAAGCGGACATAGCCGTTCTCTATCTGGCCGTTCTCCCGCGAGAGCATCGTGTCCGTGCGTATCTTCGGCAGCCAGTCCACGGGTATCTTCAGGGTGTCCACGAAATACTGCTTGACCTGCTCCTTGGTGAACTTCTGCGCCAGCACGTCGGCGTGGGGCGGGCTGAACATGAAGCCCGTCTCGCCCTGGCCGTAGAAGGGGAACACGTTCGTCGAGCCGGCGCCGATGGCCGCCGCGCGGAATCCGAGGATGAGGTCGTCCGCCGTCATGCTGTCAATGTCCACCATGTTCGTGGTGCCCGTCGGCGACCAGACGGTGACGGTGCTCTCCTCTTTCTTGAAGCCGCGCTCCACGTGCAGCGGCGCCCACGGGCTTTTCTCCTCAAGCTCGCCGACGCACATGGTGTACGCGCCGGGGAACTTGTGCGTGCTCTTGCACACCTCGCCGGGGACGCGCCCCGCCATGTTCATCATGGCGAGGCTGACCGCGCGGCCTATCGTCGCGTTGGCGCGGAAGCCCGGCCCCAGCGTGCTGTACGAGCCGTTGATCTTCAGTTCGTGGCGGATGGGGCCGTTCACGATGACCATCGGCACGGTCGGGTTCGTGGTCGTGTTGATGCCGTAAAGCTCGAAGGCGGGCGCGGCCAGCGCCTCGAGGGCGGCAACGACGACGGGGAAGTAGTCCGGCAGGCAGCCCGCCATCACGGCGTTCGCGGCGAGCTGCTCCACAGTGCACGCCGAGCGGCGCGGCGGCAGCTCCGCGATGACGGACTCTGGCTTCAGGTCAACGGTGTCCAGGAACGCGGCGACGCGATCGCTCGTGGGCGGGACGATGGGCAGGCCGTCGGAGCAGGTCTGCTCCAGCGCCCACTTGTAAACGGAGTCATAGGAATCGGCTACTTGCACTCGTTGGGCCGGCATGCGTCCTCTCT
Encoded here:
- a CDS encoding DUF2791 family P-loop domain-containing protein — encoded protein: MDKQQARHIIETLRAGVPSREVSSVLMEGQAGLLDKSGENLNRVAHGESATLIVCGEYGEGKTHLLSAIENNARDKGFAISRVVLSKETPFNRINKVYEAAAHAVTAKDLPRPGFEDILLRLHPSATVTEDIAEYAEKQLHPKISYVFRNYLKEGDVLKRAQLYDDLAGSPLTMGDLRAIHRGNFHEAMGMPRRFLIQQDTVDYFRFLAFLLRRVGYKGWVILIDEVELLSKLGIGSRAQAYVNLATLLAPNKRQPPLSGVYVVLALASPFVQETLSDQGRNDLVKVPEWLNDSRRNRADDVHLAEAAMRSIVDDSIHLEPLTEQNVQAILKRIEEYHRLGYTWDGTMDKGVVRSKAVANAFNSTRTTIRAALEYMDLLYQYKEPPDIVTRAPDTDSLKEDA
- a CDS encoding DUF2791 family P-loop domain-containing protein, with translation MGKLVIRQSDKDLLRLGCPPEELNVLDAVTVGQSAWEAFVVEQYLKPGGYIASGFSQMKFVIGRPGAGKTHLLRRLIGHARGLGYVAVFLPAPDIRIQNVDSVYAAIARQVDMEDLAHRFAHRAVEKLGYDLNQVPANSTFLSWVVHEHQRIDTLVKRDLEQVLGGLFKREHVDPNFSLAFTQLALGVLGVRHLSREDRDLLLGWLRGEKLRAAELHRIYLARSIDRYNARDMLHALADFVRQQGFTGLFIAIDQMEDMPLGRNSETGRTKYGNVALADAYQGLREMVDNLPSIPGMMLVLAGQRDFLELPRGIKSYDALWLRIQHEVVSSWFNRFGQLVDLDRAVASSLTPEDVRLLHERLIALGMETRPLDEARVRDVLGMSAGDGVYRRLLREMLADNEAGG